In Acinetobacter sp. C32I, one genomic interval encodes:
- a CDS encoding phosphate--AMP phosphotransferase, translating into MSKQQPVFELRDEDELSLELIEAQYALKQSRDKKNAKSVLVLVSGIELAGKGEAVKQLREWLDPRYLRVKADAPQLLSNNQTFWQSYTRFIPAEGQIVVMFGNWYSDLLTTAMHVSKPLDENLFDAYVEQMRAFEHDLQNNHVHIVKVWFDLSWKSLQKRLDQIDASEQRWHKLHGLDWRNKKQYDTLQGLSQRFTDDWYIVDGEDEKHRDQCFAQYLLQTLQELPEHQTKVTQKWQQAKIPKVLLEPEQASLEKDDYKDELSKLTKKVADTLRYDERKVVIAFEGMDAAGKGGAIKRIVKKLDPREYDIHTIAAPERYELRRPYLWRFWSKLNDGGKITIFDRTWYGRVLVERIEGFASTVEWQRAYSEINRFEENLVDSQTVIVKIWLAISKDEQALRFKAREQTPHKRFKITEEDWRNRDKWDDYLNAAADMFKRTDTDYAPWYVIATDDKYSARIEVLKAILKQLKAD; encoded by the coding sequence ATGAGTAAACAACAACCTGTATTTGAATTGCGTGATGAAGATGAACTTTCATTAGAACTGATTGAAGCACAGTATGCCTTAAAACAAAGTCGAGATAAGAAAAACGCCAAAAGTGTATTGGTGTTGGTCAGCGGAATTGAACTGGCAGGCAAGGGCGAAGCCGTTAAACAATTGCGTGAATGGTTAGATCCCCGTTATTTACGTGTTAAGGCGGATGCTCCTCAGCTCTTATCAAATAATCAAACCTTCTGGCAGTCCTATACCCGTTTTATTCCTGCGGAAGGGCAAATCGTGGTGATGTTTGGTAATTGGTATAGCGACCTTTTAACTACTGCGATGCATGTATCTAAGCCTTTGGATGAAAATCTGTTTGATGCTTATGTTGAGCAGATGCGCGCATTTGAACATGATCTGCAAAATAATCATGTTCATATTGTCAAAGTCTGGTTTGATTTGTCTTGGAAATCGTTGCAAAAGCGTTTGGATCAGATAGACGCTTCTGAGCAGCGTTGGCATAAATTGCATGGTTTGGATTGGCGCAACAAAAAGCAGTACGATACCTTGCAAGGCTTGAGCCAGCGCTTTACTGACGATTGGTATATTGTGGATGGCGAAGATGAAAAACACCGTGATCAATGTTTTGCACAATATTTATTACAGACCTTGCAAGAGCTGCCTGAGCATCAAACCAAGGTCACACAGAAATGGCAGCAGGCCAAAATACCCAAAGTCCTGCTTGAACCTGAACAAGCCAGCTTAGAAAAAGATGACTATAAAGACGAGTTAAGTAAGCTGACCAAAAAAGTGGCCGATACTTTACGCTACGACGAGCGTAAAGTGGTGATTGCCTTTGAAGGTATGGATGCAGCAGGCAAAGGTGGGGCAATCAAACGGATCGTGAAAAAACTTGACCCGAGAGAGTATGATATTCATACCATTGCAGCACCTGAGCGTTATGAATTACGCCGTCCCTATTTGTGGCGTTTCTGGAGCAAGCTGAATGATGGCGGCAAGATCACCATTTTTGATCGGACTTGGTATGGTCGGGTGCTGGTTGAGCGGATCGAGGGTTTTGCTTCAACGGTCGAATGGCAACGTGCGTATAGTGAAATCAATCGTTTTGAAGAAAATCTGGTCGATAGCCAAACCGTGATTGTGAAAATTTGGTTGGCGATTAGTAAGGATGAACAAGCACTACGTTTTAAAGCACGGGAACAAACGCCACATAAGCGTTTTAAGATTACTGAAGAAGATTGGCGTAACCGCGACAAATGGGATGATTATCTTAATGCCGCTGCGGATATGTTTAAACGAACAGATACCGACTATGCACCGTGGTATGTGATTGCCACCGATGATAAATATTCAGCACGAATTGAAGTCTTAAAAGCCATTCTCAAACAACTCAAGGCAGATTAA